The Acanthochromis polyacanthus isolate Apoly-LR-REF ecotype Palm Island chromosome 10, KAUST_Apoly_ChrSc, whole genome shotgun sequence genome includes the window GCAGCATCAAGGGAAACGCGATCGCCCTGATCCTGAGTCAGTTCCTCTGAGCTGGGTGAGGAGAGTACTGTGGGGCAGCCAGCGTAAATACCCCGACAGTCCTGCATTGATGAATATGACCTaggatgtgattaaaaaaaaggagaaaaaacaagaaagtgaTGTCACctcttctgaagaaaaaaaaagagtttctaATCGAGCTCTCGGTGCTCCTACCCCAGGCTGTACTGGTCGGGGTCGGTGGTGGCTCGTCGTTCGAGCCGTGGTCCCCCAATGTGAGCTTCTCCGACTCCTCCAGAGTGACGaagcctcctctcctcctggGCCATGTCAAAGGAGGAGTTACTGACGAGACTGGAGCGAGAGGAGATCTCACTGTGACCAGAGTCTGAGTAGGCGTCTCCCATCCGGTTGTAACCTgatggagagaggagaaggaggagggttATTGTTGAGACTGCGAGTGTAATTAGTTTAACTTAGCATGTCAACCTCAGTCTTAAATGCGTCTTTGTAATACTATTGTACTTTATCTTAAttttagctgcctggttcttCTATGTGACGTCATctttaattctttaattttttatttctaacttTAAACTGCCCCAGTTCCTTTGTTTGAGGTGCATCTTAATCTCATTAATTATTCACTTATTTGACTGTCCTGCCTCGTCTCCTTATGTCTTGCTtgatttttgctgtgtttgcacgttttgactgtcaaagcactttgtaaatgCTGTTCTTAAGGGTGCCATCTAAATAAACTTgtgattattatattattttttcaagATGGAAATTTGGTTGACAAGATTTAAAATCATTCCATTTATCTGAGAGAATAGAAAATACCACATTAAAGCCAGTTCCAAGGATGATAAAGCCTTCACACAGTTCTCTACACGCTGGTCTCCCTAATTACTTTATGCCggtaaacattttttgaacttGTGTTCTAGTTCTAATATCTCAACTCTGTCAGCTCTAAACAAGGCATCACATGCAGAGGTAATGGTACAGTCCCGTCTCCACGTTAGCCGACTAGCTCTCTGGGGATGGGTACATTGGATTGTTACTGAAACAGCAGTTTACCAAGACATTCTGGGTTAAATCACAATGCTGAAGTGTGTGGAAAAGTTTTGAATGGTGCAGTAAAGTCTGTGAAAATATGGATAAATCACGGCTGCTGACTGCTTAAAGGTGTAAGGACATATTTTCTAGTTATAGGCAACAGTCATTAAGGCTTTTACCACCGCTGAGCTATGGAGTTTTCCTAGTGTAGTGGTCATATTTTGCACCTACTATAAGCATAAATAATTCTAATAACCTCCCCAGAATACTGAAATGAAACTTTAAGAGAAGCCTTTACGACAGATATGTGGAGAGAGCAGAAGTCTGGCGAGATGGGTTTGAGTGCCAACTGctgtaaatgtcaaaaatagAATCTCCTGGATGATATAACAGTAAAAAAGGATGAAGCATCAACCCACAGGGCCCTGTAGGTGTGCAGCTTCCAAACGAAAAGTGCTGCTGGATTTTTGCTCAACATTCAGAACTGCAGAAAAACCCATGAGGTCTTGCTGTGAAATCAGAATATTTACAACCTAAAGTGTCTAAAAAAAGTCCCGTGGGCTACAGGCAAACGATCCCATTCAACGGAATCTACAACCAGAGCCAGACCTGTACATAAATTCTACACAGTTAGGCGGGAATCCATGTGTAAAGACTCCAGACTAGCTACCACCAGACCTGTACTAGTTCAGTCCTGTAAGAAAACTCTTGGCCTTAGCATGACTTGCCGTATCTGTGACAGGAATTTGTTGACTCATGGTAGTTCATAAAATTCATAGTAAGCTTCTTGTACATACATTTTCGACTTCATTCTGCTGCACTCTTTAGTCTGCTAATGTTTCCTAGGtaacaaaattaacaaaaaccaACTTCGGTTTAGAATAAGGTTGAaacaaaagtttcatttttgagGGAAAATACTGGCATCTGAACACATAACTTAGCAAAATGAGAGCTGCCGTGCATGTGGCTGCCACCAGGTGGCATTTGTGGCCAGTTATAACAGAGACAAGCAGCCTGGAGTGTGGTGtcaaagagagggagggaggtaaGATTATTGGCTTACCCTTCTTGGGCGAGCTCTGGGGGGAGGTGGGAGGGGAGGAGAGCTGGGAGGAGGCGTTGGACATGGTGTCCTCTGCCTGCCTCCGGTGCCGGTCGCTCGCCTCTTCTGACAAAGAAAGGATCTTCTTCAGGGACTGAGGGGAGCTGGTGCCTGTGGACATTTGCGAGAAGATGAGCAGAATTAACATGAGGAAGGCTGCCATTCCCCCCGGGGTGTTGGGATGCTAAACTGCAttgtctgggttttttttttttttaaatttgtttgtcGCCAGACGGCCTGCAGGTGGCAGCACTGTCACAAAGAAAGTAGCTCTGCTATTGTCTGCAAATAACAGGATGAGGAAGGAAAAATATGGCATGCAGGAAGACAAACAGAAGGTGTAAACAACCTCCTCTTCTAGTAAACCTTCACAGCATTATTAAGAGAAGAagaatatttatattattacagTTAGAACCACTATTTTTTAGGATACGGGCAGCTTTGAATCACTGgattaatacaaaaaaactcACAGTGAGATTAAAAGAAAGTCCTTTTCTGAAATGCTATGAATCTGATATGTATTAAAATTATTAGGTTACCTAAACGTACACTGCTTATTCTTACCAAAAGGTGGCAGATCCTTGACTGGCACTTTCTTTCGGGATGGGTAGAGGGCCACGGCGGGGACCTGGAGGGCCTGGTTTCCTTTGGCCAACTGGCCCCTTTGTTGACTGGCAGCTCTGGGCACAACCGGAGAAGTGTCTGGTCGTTTGCCACTAGCATTCTTGGGTACtaatgtgggggaaaaacatttaagttttaataaaaagtcacattttaggCTTCAATGAGAAATGTGCACGAAAGAGGACTTATGAGGAAGCAGGAATTTACTGTGGAGTTCAAGAAAACAATCATCAGGGCTGCTGTAGCGATCACAACTGTAAGCCTGTTTGCCATACAGAATCCTTCGACCACCACTCCCTAGTGCTTTAACAGCCAGTGAGGTTTGGCATTAACAATGGGAAACGGGCCTGACAGCTCAGTCATTTTTGTTCCCAGCCAATGAGTCCTTAAGCATCTGCCTCTGGGCTGTGAATCCTGGGAATGTGTGCGTGTCTCTGGAGGAATATGCTcataaacaacataaagacCTCAGTGCCTAATTCTCCAAATGATTCGCAGAAGGACGCCTCTGCAGCGGGATACGTGACATAATGGGTTCACCTTCTGCATCAAATTTTTATTTCCTATTAAAATTAACACATAAATGAGTACATCTTCTTGACGTATATGGCTGATAGAAACTCACATGTGCTGATGGAGGGTTCGCACTGCAGCGAGAACGTCTGCAGACTCTCCTCGTTCGTCTCCAGGCTGAGGTTGGACAGGTACTGTTTGACCTTCCTGGCCATCTGGGCGTCCTCGTAAAGCTTTTTGGCGTTCAGGAAGGAGCTGCGTCGCACCCGCTTCTTGTGCCCACCTGTCTGAGTGACGTCAAGCACCGCCGCGTTGGCACTACCCTGACTTAGAGACCTGGGCGCACACGCGTCCACATggacagaggaagaggaaaaacaaagacgGACACACAAGTAGAAGAGGGTAGAGGAAGACTCATTAATGTGCTGCTTTAATacaatgtgtgtgtaaatgcacCAATATTTTAGTAAAACTGAGTATTTAATACTAAGGGGCTACATATGGAGCATGGCACTCAAAGTCTGACATGCAGAGAGCAGCTTTAGATATTTCTCTCACTCCAAAACATTCCAGACATTCCAGACAGCAGAGGGGGGCAGAGGGATGGTGGCTGTAGTCGAACAACAGGGGAGTAGAAACAGGGACTAGTGTAGCACAGTCATAGTTTACATTTCTGTGGCTTGAGTCAGAGctcgtagtagtagtagtaaaatcttttttttttctttgctcttggTCTCAGCCAACCCTGACAATTGCCCTCAGTGTTACTCAGTGGGAAATCACACTTGTTCTTGTCAGTGAAAAGAAAGACGTCACATcccataaaaaaacattttcaagtaATTACAGCTTCAGTATCTTGTAATTACAACTAAGCAGCTCATATTTTAGAGATTAGTGTCTTATTATACGGCGCTTGTAATTTCAAGATACTACGTCTTAATTGCAGGTGGAGAAgtgaaaacatttcttcttctgtttggaGTTCATGTCATGGGCTTCCATGTGTTTTCCATCAAATGTTCGGTATGCGTAAAGATAACCCATTTGACCACAAGAATGTAAAGCATGATAATCTATATCCAGAATCTCTGGCTGTTCGGAGGACTGATGTGCATTTGAAACCTCAAAGACAGGTACAACTCTGAAACTGAAGCTGCATgcattttgctgtcaaacatgtCACAAAAGGTCACATTTGCTAATTTAAGGCTGGATTCAGTCATAAATTCTCTAAATCATATTACACGCACaacaatgttttccttttagtGCATTTCAGCCTAATGTTAGCACAGGTGacctttgttttattgattacCCTGAGGTTAGTGTCAGGCAGTGTTAGTGGGAGGATTCAACTCAAACCAGTTAATGGAAAAAAGGtttcagaaaagaagaaaagaagcacGCAAATTGGCAGAAAGAAAGGCCATGGTGCGGGGAAGGCAAAGGTTGTAGGGTCACCACACTTACCCTAAACTTCTCCATTTCTTCTTCCTAGAGGGTGGGTGCCAAGAACAGAGAAGCATGGGGGGAGAAAGGGAGGATaagacgagagagagagaggagacaaagCTTAGGACAGGACGGAACACCAAGATCACCAAAGAGAAGCAATTTCACCAAAGACCCACGTGAAAGTCAGCAGAAAGGAAATCAAGTACTCCATTAAGAGGAGACATCATTAGACAAAGACACACTGTCACAGAAGCACTGAGCACATCTTATGCCAACAATGCGTTTAGGCAAACAGTTGCTAGAGCAAACAGTTGCCAAAGGGAGCAgctgcttgaaaaaaaaaagcgtgaTGCGGAAATGTTACTGAATCTACGTGAACCTGCTAACCCCACAGAGCCGGTTAGTCAGTGGAGTGCTGACGGGTCCTACAGGGAGGGTGAAGGATCATTATTCATTTCAAATGTGCCTTTGTTCCTGAAGGCATCCTAACCTGGTTCGGAACATGAGTGCTGGGTCCATGTTGACAGACGCCATGCGACCAACATGGCGAATTTCTTTGGCAATCATCCTCAGCTTCTCAAAGTTCACCAGGCCGTCCACTTTGGAGTCATTGCCTGGAGAatacaaaggaaaaaaagattatCACTAGCTCTTCAGTTATGTAATTTCTAAGAAAACAACCTAACTATGTAACTATGCTACAGCTacaaaaaactgttgaaatatCACATGCTGACTTCACCTACAActacattttctattattttttaacagtttctgtAACAAAAAGAatacatgttgatggtttgaaATATTAGTATTTTGTTTGTACTGTCACATAAATATGCTAGTAGGCAAACATGACCATGAAAAAAGGAAGTAGGGCATGCTAAACCAAAACAGTGCTAGCTTAGTGGTGTAGCTGTAACTGTAATTTCAGCCTCTAAAGAGTGGACTGTTTCAAATGGTTATTTGCCACATCTACGACAAACTACCccaagacaaagacaaaaaagttcagaatctgcattttaaaaaacacgtACGGTGAATAACAATATTTACTGAATTAAAATAAAGGAATTTGTGCTTATCTTTGTATACCAGCCATGCTGTATATATAGTGAAAGCACTGCTTGTATCTAACCACCAACAAATTAATTTCAGTTGCTGAACACATTCATTAGGCCTACAAATTACTACCATACTAAAGTTACGAGCATCTGTCAAGTCATCTACCTTCATGTAGGAAAGTGAGGTCCTTCTTGATGACAGGGAACAGGGGGATGATTGGTGGCTGGAGGTTCTGATTGTTGAGGACATTCCTGTACTTGGCCATATTTCTGGAGGGGTCGAAAAGGTCCTGCAGGTCCCCAAACAGCTTCTCGTACTTGCTCGGTAACTTCTCCCATGTGCCTCTCAGTCTGGAGACCGGAGCCAGGTTCAGACCACTGCACAGAGAACCACAAGTATTACAAAGTGCAAGCAAACTAAAGTACGACAGAGGTAAAGTATAGCAGTCAAGTTCAACACGCATTCATTGTTCCCCGTCTCACCTGATGATGGCGAACATGGAGTTGAAGTTCTTGCACTCCCGACAGTGCAGGGCGATCTTGATGAAGTGCTTGACGGTCTTCATGCGTTTGAGCTGGTTGGGCTCCCGCGTCACCTCCGTGGCCACCCAGAAGGTCTCGTGGTTGATGGCCTCCTCAAAGCGCTTCAGGCTGGCGGAGCCGGTCTTGGATCGCAGCTTGAACAGGTCGTCGATGTATTCGGTGGGTTCGATGGCACAGAAAAGTTCGAAAGCTCGCATGGAGAGCTGCGTGGCCACCTCCACGGTGCTGAGCTGTAACAAAGAGATCTGGCCTTCTCGAAGGAGGTCCTGGGCGTCCTCGTCTGAACATAATGTCTCTGTCTCCATGTTACTCTTTAGGTAGTATCTAAGGGTGGAGCAGGGTTTAAGTCATTAAATCAATCCAatgaaaatgaagcattttgaTTTTAGTTTGTCTATTGTGAGAATTTACTGCTACTTTTTACAGGATTTTGGAACAAATTACATCAGATTTCTCAGTGCAGGtttgaaaaatgagaaattttaAGCCATCAACTTACAAAAATATGACTACTGTACTGACTGCAGTTAACAAGACCAActtaatgtattattatttgctCTGTATTTAACCAGGGTGGCCTCCGAAGTTTAGGATATGTTGTATGAAGCGCCTGGttaaaatagcagcaaaaaTTATGCTAGAACATCAATATCAGtgtaaggaaaaagaaaaacaaaagttgacACTGAAATGTTATTACCTGCCGCTCAGCTGAATCCTGTCAGCAAGTTTAGAAAGCTGGTCTGGTAACCGCCTCTGTTTGATGACGCCCTCTGGTGTGACGGACACCTCGCACAGCGAATAAGCCTCTGGTGCAGCCGTCAGGGCAAACTCCCTGATAGCCTGGGCCACCACCTCCTTCGCCGTCGTGTCCTTCCCGATCATGATGTACCGAGACTGCTGGTCCGCCTTGAAGACTCGTAGCACCTGGTCTGACATATCTGTGGAGAACAATTAGTGATAATGAGGCTTTGCTTTTTCTATTAAAtatacaatactgttcaaaagtttggggtcacccagagaatttcatgttttctgtgaaaactcACGCTTTCATTCAGGTGCTCACATAATTGCacaggggttttctaatcatcaattagcctttcaacaccattagctaacacaatgtagcatcagaacacaggagtgatggttgctggaaatgttcctctgtacccctatggagatattccattaaaaatcagccgtttccagctagaacagtcatttaccacataaacaatgtctaggctgtatttctgattaatttaatgttatcttcactgaaaaaaatgtttttctttcaaaaagtaggacatttctaagtgaccccaacatTTTGAACAGACGTCTTTATATTGTGAATCtcataatcaaagaaaaaaacaagaaaaagtgattttattgGCTGCTTTTTAAGGTTTAGCAATAGCCATTCAATATTTACCAGCACCCTTCAAGAAAAGACACCAGCATCTTTGCGACGTCACCCTAAAGCCTCATTTCCCATCAGCCATTAGTTTGATCAGAAACACATTCCAACAGATCACATAAATCTCAGTGAAAGCACACGTGTCTACAGAAAATTTGAAGGTCAGTGGTCAGTGCAATGCGGTTAGCTTTACTCGATTATCTTTCACAAGCGTGGATGCAGATTAATTGAGTTTATGTTACGTCTGCCCCCTACAGCTGATGAATGTCTGTAAGTCTGAAACAGAGGCTGACAGCACCGACAAAGAAATGACTGCTCCAGGAGAAGCAGGATCACGAGGAGAGAAGATACTCACTCAGTATGACCGGGACTGGAGGGACACAAACAACATATTTTGGACAGGAGTTAATGAAATATAGAGACCATGTTCTATATCTCCTTTTAATTGTGTAGTAAAGGTATAGAATCTGTCTGCTATTACTGACTGTGTCTATTTAGGAAGCTACCTTTATGTCTCTGGAACCGGTTGTAATATAAGATGTTAGAAAGGGTATTTGGCCATTATAGttcaattaaatgttttatacagtgccaattcacaacataagtCATCTCAGGGCACTTCTACAAAGTAAGATTAAGACTTTTAAATGTTATCTTGTGGAGAGAACCCAAATTTCTTTGTCGTCATATCAGATTTACAATATTGAAGCATTAATATGACAAATACCTTAATGTCACATGTTTACTTCATTGCATTACCCTAAAATTAATGTCAtatatgctgaaaaaatacTGGTGCCACAAACTTCTCAGTCTCCCTTTATGTCCACACAGATGATAAACACCCACCAGGCTGGTTGTTGAAGTCGAGGATGCGGTGGTGAGACTGCAGAAGGTCCGGGTTCGACGACGAGAGATTTCCACTGACTGGCAGAGCTGGTGGGATCTGTTTCGACTGCTTCATCCCCACTATGCTGTCATCCTGCGATTGGCCCACGCAAACGTCACTATGGAAACAAGAGGAAGAGGGGGGGTGAGATCACAGTCCTGTAAACAACAGGCAGGGGGCGATGTTTGTGTTGGCATGAGCTGGAAGCTGCACAATCCATACAATGGACTCCACATAAAATATACCACAGTACTGACTGACTGGGGTCATCACGGGCTCATATTTAGAGTGGCTGACAGAAGCCTAAGCCTCGGTGATTAGAATGGCAAACCCAACGAAACATCTACTTCTGTTAGGGAATACAGGTTGAAAATCACCATTTTTGTCCCTTATTTCTAGGTGTCCCTGCAGAATATCCAAGTGaagacacaaataaacatattttctgcacTAAGCACAGGATTAAATAAACCACTTTTACTTCTTTTGCTTCCTTTGATATTAAATAATCTCAGACGTGCTAgttttgtaaataaaagaaGCTGTGTGTAAGATAATAGAATATTACAATTTAATGTCACCTACAACTGTCAACACTGAAAGCTAACTTGTGCAGCTTTTATAATTAAGCCCTGACTGCTGCTGATTTGCTTGCCACTAAAAAAGTCGTGTCTTATTTACTTGTAAGGTTTAGGGGGCAGGATGCTGGTGAGCGTCTTGTCGAAGATCTTCTTCAGCTTGTTGCGTCCTCCCACCGTGTTGGTCTTGGCTTTCTTGCTGACTTTCTCCAGGCCCATCACCTGCTCCACATCCACCGCCAGGTCAGGGATGGAGTAGCGGCTGGCCTTCTTGATGTCCCCAATCTTTGGAAGGTGAGGTGCCCCGTTCTTTCTGTCGTGCTCCTCCTCGCCATCCAAGTCGTGGTCTTGTTCCGGCCTCGTTAGCAGCTCTTTAAACACTAAACGGGAACAATTAGGTACGATAACGATCCATTCATGTTGTCTGCCTAAATTAGAACACTGTAAAAGTACCTGAAGCCTTACCTAAAAGGTTTGTCTTCACAGTTATGGACAAGTGAGTGTTGTTCTTCAGGATCTCGTTGGCTTTGCTGAGCTGGACATTCTCAAAGTTCTGCCCGTTGACCTCCAAGatctgcagaaagaaaacaaactaatcAGCTGTGTTCAAGATATATGACCAAACATAACATTTTCCatccttttgtctcatttgagCAAAAATACTGATGTGATTTTACTGCCAACTCGTCTTTATAAGAAATAAAATCTTGTCTTAATAGCTGATGCATCATTATGCATGTAGATATTTTGCTTccatcacattttcactcactgttgaCCCATTTTTCATTGCAGTATAAAGTCACAATACCTGTTGCAAACAGttactatattttttattttattttgtcaaaatttcacatttttaagctcagatttgattGTGTGTCCTGAAGGAACTGCTTCTCACACATGATTTGTTCAAGGACTGTAGGAAAAGTTCTCATCtagtgaatgtttttttccccactttggTAAATAATgtcacttttaattttttttttttttaagacaacaCACCTTTCTAACCCGCTGGTGGATTCGAGAGTTCAAGGGACTAAGAACCTACATGCTAGAGAGAAAGCAAGCCCTGCCAGTAAACTGTGATACTGGAAGTACTCGATGACTTCCGTGGTCACCCCGTCACGTCAAACTGCAGGTTATGATAGACTGTCTGTGCGCAGATAAATGGTAGATTTTGAAACTGAGAAAAAGTTCGAGGTATTAATCCATGTTCTATATATttaaacaaaatggcaaaaaactcCCAGAACTGAGATTTTTATACATTGTGACATTTAGTCCAACACCAGATTGTGACATTAGCGTGGCCTATGTGAAATTTCAAATTGCCTTGTCTTTATCTTTACAGCTTGACAGTTCCAGATGAGCCGGATATTTGCATTTAAGCACAATCTTCTCACTAAGCTGCCATTTCCTTTTCAGTGGAAGAGGAAGTCACCTTTAACCGCAATTTACACGCAGGCCATTCTCTGCTGCTGTGAGGCCAGTTAACGCTGACATACACGGCCAAATGTCTGGTTTGGGATCAACAGTGATAAGTGAAATGTTGCCAGGAGTTCACCTCTGATAAATTTCAGCGAATGGCCTGATGACAAACTAAgtgaacagttaaaaaaaaaaaaaaaaagaaaaaaggtgtgAAGGGTGTGAGAGAGTGAAAGCTTCCAAGGATGTCAGCTTCCCTGCTTCCTTTTGGGAGAAACAGCTGCAGGGGATGTTTGGAGTCAAGAGGGCTTAACTCACATCCAGACACTCTCAAGATGGTTTCAAGGATTAAGGGACTTTACTTAAAGCCCCCGAGGACTGCAGAGTGTGAAAACGGTTGAGAAGTCAAATTGTGAGGAGAAATCCAACACAGGGTGCCCCACAGCTACTGGCAAGTTCAATTTAAGGCTTTTCAAAGGAGCCCTTTTAATGCTAGTTAGAGCAAAATGTAAAACCaatttcacaacaaaaaatgaatttgaaCAGGAAAAAAGCAATCAATTCCAGCGTTCATCTGTGTGACTGGAGGGATTTCTCTGCAGAGTTGCAGTCTACAGAAAATCAAGTGTTTTTTAGACTGTTGGAGGCTACATAAATTCCCTTATGAAATCGCATAACCAGGATAAATTATGCTCAAAATTTACGGAGGATTGAAAAAATACCTTTGAGGAAGACACCAAACCGTTGTGTTGACATATGACAGATGCGTAACTACAGCAAAAACGGTGAGGAGGATGATCTTACCTGATCGCCACGCTTCAGGCCGACTTCTGCCGCCTTGCTCCCTGCCTCCACGGCATCAATAAAGATGCGGAAACCTTTCTCCTGACCCCCGAGAAGGCTGAATGCCAGTGGAGAGTCCCTGGACGGCTTGGTCAGGGTCACCAGCCGTGGCTTGGCTTTAGCAGCACATGCTATGTTTAACAGTCTGAGGTGCCCACACATTTTctaggaaaaacaaaacagacatgaagAATAGAATCTatgaattaaatttttttttttcagcatatctTAAATCTCTGTTTGCATGTTACACTTACTTCTTTCTCCAGATTGTTTTCAAACTCTTCCAAAAAGTGAGTCATGGCAGGGTCGCCCTCAAAGTCATTGAAGTGATTGTTTACCCACAGCAAGACTACCCGTGTAACCTGGAGGAATCACACGAGCGACGCAGGTCAACAGACGATTTACTGCTTGACTGACTGCAGCCAGGTGATACACTGCATTTCATATCCTGACCTAAAAAAGCTCATGGG containing:
- the rapgef2b gene encoding rap guanine nucleotide exchange factor 2 isoform X1, producing the protein MASYVDNSFRQAVMMNPAERTQQDLEIVYSYLHGMEALSNLREHQLRIMCETVRYERHEANEVLYYPDDIGSCWYILLSGSVFIKESMFLPRSSFGKRSAGSLRRGCECIVLEPSEMIVVDYMDENEEYFQRQASHRQSRRRFRKINQKGERQTIIDTVDPYPTGKPPIARGYHTECNKPQLPADFSRLHLADGLHPQVTHVSSSHSGCSITSDSGSSSLSDIYQATENEPGDMDLSGLPETAVDSEEDDDEEDIERASDPLMSRDIVRDCLEKDPMDRTDDDIEQLLEFMHQLPAFANMTMSVRRELCAVMVFAVVERAGTIVLNDGEELDSWSVILNGSVEVTYPDSRTEILCMGNSFGVSPTMEKEYMKGVMKTKVDDCQFVCIAQQDYCCILNQVEKNMQKVEEEGEIVMVKEHRELDRTGTRKGHIVIKGTAERLTMHLVEEHSVVDPTYIEDFLLTYRTFLSSPMVVGKKLLEWFHDPSLRDKVTRVVLLWVNNHFNDFEGDPAMTHFLEEFENNLEKEKMCGHLRLLNIACAAKAKPRLVTLTKPSRDSPLAFSLLGGQEKGFRIFIDAVEAGSKAAEVGLKRGDQILEVNGQNFENVQLSKANEILKNNTHLSITVKTNLLVFKELLTRPEQDHDLDGEEEHDRKNGAPHLPKIGDIKKASRYSIPDLAVDVEQVMGLEKVSKKAKTNTVGGRNKLKKIFDKTLTSILPPKPYNDVCVGQSQDDSIVGMKQSKQIPPALPVSGNLSSSNPDLLQSHHRILDFNNQPVPVILNMSDQVLRVFKADQQSRYIMIGKDTTAKEVVAQAIREFALTAAPEAYSLCEVSVTPEGVIKQRRLPDQLSKLADRIQLSGRYYLKSNMETETLCSDEDAQDLLREGQISLLQLSTVEVATQLSMRAFELFCAIEPTEYIDDLFKLRSKTGSASLKRFEEAINHETFWVATEVTREPNQLKRMKTVKHFIKIALHCRECKNFNSMFAIISGLNLAPVSRLRGTWEKLPSKYEKLFGDLQDLFDPSRNMAKYRNVLNNQNLQPPIIPLFPVIKKDLTFLHEGNDSKVDGLVNFEKLRMIAKEIRHVGRMASVNMDPALMFRTRKKKWRSLGSLSQGSANAAVLDVTQTGGHKKRVRRSSFLNAKKLYEDAQMARKVKQYLSNLSLETNEESLQTFSLQCEPSISTLPKNASGKRPDTSPVVPRAASQQRGQLAKGNQALQVPAVALYPSRKKVPVKDLPPFGTSSPQSLKKILSLSEEASDRHRRQAEDTMSNASSQLSSPPTSPQSSPKKGYNRMGDAYSDSGHSEISSRSSLVSNSSFDMAQEERRLRHSGGVGEAHIGGPRLERRATTDPDQYSLGSYSSMQDCRGIYAGCPTVLSSPSSEELTQDQGDRVSLDAADSGRGSWTSCSSGSHDNIQTMQQGRSWETLAFGGGGGGGGIGGLPPGGPEALLGGPAALWAAQARGSWASASSSSSSAAYWGEDSEGDTGTIKRRGGKDVNADPETSSITSTGSEEAKQLGRPSPSPITAGGKGLISRKEGRYREPPPTPPGYTALTISDLAEGQHPAPSVPTSTATHSGRRPPDYTTALQRSRMVTQSPDSHQAHQGAKQRAGGLHRTRSPTEEQEPEEEEEGESLSSKLVALRKPVAQHTPETPRP
- the rapgef2b gene encoding rap guanine nucleotide exchange factor 2 isoform X8, whose protein sequence is MASYVDNSFRQAVMMNPAERTQQDLEIVYSYLHGMEALSNLREHQLRIMCETVRYERHEANEVLYYPDDIGSCWYILLSGSVFIKESMFLPRSSFGKRSAGSLRRGCECIVLEPSEMIVVDYMDENEEYFQRQASHRQSRRRFRKINQKGERQTIIDTVDPYPTGKPPIARGYHTATENEPGDMDLSGLPETAVDSEEDDDEEDIERASDPLMSRDIVRDCLEKDPMDRTDDDIEQLLEFMHQLPAFANMTMSVRRELCAVMVFAVVERAGTIVLNDGEELDSWSVILNGSVEVTYPDSRTEILCMGNSFGVSPTMEKEYMKGVMKTKVDDCQFVCIAQQDYCCILNQVEKNMQKVEEEGEIVMVKEHRELDRTGTRKGHIVIKGTAERLTMHLVEEHSVVDPTYIEDFLLTYRTFLSSPMVVGKKLLEWFHDPSLRDKVTRVVLLWVNNHFNDFEGDPAMTHFLEEFENNLEKEKMCGHLRLLNIACAAKAKPRLVTLTKPSRDSPLAFSLLGGQEKGFRIFIDAVEAGSKAAEVGLKRGDQILEVNGQNFENVQLSKANEILKNNTHLSITVKTNLLVFKELLTRPEQDHDLDGEEEHDRKNGAPHLPKIGDIKKASRYSIPDLAVDVEQVMGLEKVSKKAKTNTVGGRNKLKKIFDKTLTSILPPKPYNDVCVGQSQDDSIVGMKQSKQIPPALPVSGNLSSSNPDLLQSHHRILDFNNQPVPVILNMSDQVLRVFKADQQSRYIMIGKDTTAKEVVAQAIREFALTAAPEAYSLCEVSVTPEGVIKQRRLPDQLSKLADRIQLSGRYYLKSNMETETLCSDEDAQDLLREGQISLLQLSTVEVATQLSMRAFELFCAIEPTEYIDDLFKLRSKTGSASLKRFEEAINHETFWVATEVTREPNQLKRMKTVKHFIKIALHCRECKNFNSMFAIISGLNLAPVSRLRGTWEKLPSKYEKLFGDLQDLFDPSRNMAKYRNVLNNQNLQPPIIPLFPVIKKDLTFLHEGNDSKVDGLVNFEKLRMIAKEIRHVGRMASVNMDPALMFRTRKKKWRSLGSLSQGSANAAVLDVTQTGGHKKRVRRSSFLNAKKLYEDAQMARKVKQYLSNLSLETNEESLQTFSLQCEPSISTLPKNASGKRPDTSPVVPRAASQQRGQLAKGNQALQVPAVALYPSRKKVPVKDLPPFGTSSPQSLKKILSLSEEASDRHRRQAEDTMSNASSQLSSPPTSPQSSPKKGYNRMGDAYSDSGHSEISSRSSLVSNSSFDMAQEERRLRHSGGVGEAHIGGPRLERRATTDPDQYSLGSYSSMQDCRGIYAGCPTVLSSPSSEELTQDQGDRVSLDAADSGRGSWTSCSSGSHDNIQTMQQGRSWETLAFGGGGGGGGIGGLPPGGPEALLGGPAALWAAQARGSWASASSSSSSAAYWGEDSEGDTGTIKRRGGKDVNADPETSSITSTGSEEAKQLGRPSPSPITAGGKGLISRKEGRYREPPPTPPGYTALTISDLAEGQHPAPSVPTSTATHSGRRPPDYTTALQRSRMVTQSPDSHQAHQGAKQRAGGLHRTRSPTEEQEPEEEEEGESLSSKLVALRKPVAQHTPETPRP